One region of Bacillus pumilus genomic DNA includes:
- a CDS encoding aspartate carbamoyltransferase catalytic subunit, with amino-acid sequence MNDLSTMSSLSKEEILQLIEEATALKKGKQELGLAGEFVANLFFEPSTRTRFSFEVAEKKLGMNVLSLDAASTSVQKGETLYDTVKTLESIGVKACVIRDSTDEYYNELIGKVGIPIINAGDGCGQHPTQSLLDLMTIYEEFGGFEGLTISIHGDIKHSRVARSNAEVLSRLGATVLFSGPASFQDEQNPHGTYVQVDEAIRQSDVVMLLRIQHERHAKKMGNEEYLSTYGLTVNRANNMKERAIIMHPAPVNRGVEIDDSLVESKQSRIFKQMENGVYVRMAVLKRAFQNSRLHQKGRDSVYVVSH; translated from the coding sequence ATGAATGATTTATCGACAATGAGCAGCTTGTCTAAAGAAGAGATTTTACAGCTGATTGAAGAAGCAACGGCTCTCAAAAAGGGGAAGCAAGAGCTTGGTTTAGCGGGAGAATTTGTAGCAAATCTCTTTTTTGAACCAAGCACAAGAACACGATTTAGCTTCGAAGTCGCCGAAAAGAAGCTGGGGATGAATGTACTAAGCTTAGATGCGGCAAGCACCTCTGTTCAAAAAGGCGAAACTCTTTACGATACGGTAAAAACGCTCGAATCCATCGGCGTGAAAGCTTGTGTGATCAGAGACAGCACCGATGAATATTACAACGAACTGATCGGGAAGGTTGGGATTCCCATCATCAATGCTGGAGATGGCTGCGGGCAGCACCCGACCCAATCACTGCTTGACCTAATGACCATCTATGAAGAGTTTGGCGGCTTTGAGGGCTTAACGATTTCGATTCATGGAGACATCAAGCACAGCAGGGTGGCAAGGTCGAATGCGGAAGTACTCTCAAGGCTCGGAGCGACAGTCCTTTTCTCAGGACCTGCTTCCTTCCAAGATGAGCAAAATCCTCACGGAACGTATGTCCAAGTAGACGAAGCCATTAGACAATCTGATGTGGTGATGCTGCTTAGAATCCAGCATGAACGGCACGCTAAAAAAATGGGTAATGAAGAATACTTATCGACTTATGGATTAACAGTAAACAGGGCAAACAACATGAAAGAACGAGCCATTATCATGCATCCAGCACCAGTAAACAGAGGTGTGGAGATAGATGATTCTTTAGTGGAATCAAAGCAGTCACGAATTTTCAAGCAAATGGAAAATGGCGTTTATGTCCGAATGGCGGTATTAAAAAGAGCTTTTCAAAATAGCAGACTACATCAAAAAGGGAGAGATTCTGTCTATGTCGTATCTCATTAA